The Pedobacter ginsengisoli region TTTTAAGTACGTTACCAAAGTCTTGCTCACCACCTCTACTTGGAAGTACAACATCATCAGATAACATAATTCCATCAATTACTATAAGCGGAGTGTTTTCTCCACTATACAAACTAGATGCACCACGAATTTGGAATTTAGGAGTCGATTGAGGCCCACCTTGACCAGGCATAACTACAAGTCCTGGTACCAATCCTTGCAAGGCAGAAATTGGATTTATGGTTTTTGCCGCACGGATTTGTTCCCCACCAATTTGATTCATTGCATAACCAAGATTCCTTTTATCACGAGTTTCACCAAGACCAGTAATTACTACTTCTTCAAGTGCCTTGTCATCAGCCTGAAGCTTAATAGTCATATTAGTACTTGTTCCTACTTCTACCTCTTTTGTTAGGAAACCGATGTATCTTATTACTAACACAGCATTGTTAGATACATTTAAGGAGAATTTTCCACTACCATCTGTGGTAATACCGTTGTTCGTCCCCTTTTCAAAGACACTTACTCCTGGAATAGGAGATCCGGAATCTTCAGTTACCGTTCCGGTAACTTTCTTTTGCGCATAGGCAGCAATTGTTATTAGGCTAAATAACAGCACTGTCAAACACCTTAAGTAAATTTGTTTCATTTTTTTAAGATTTGATTAAACATTTAGGTTAGTTATATATTATAAAAAATTAGGGATTTCAGTTATTGTTCAATGTGTGATTATCACCATTCCTTACTAAAAATGGTAATGCTCTACAACCAATGCTGCTGCTCCTAACAGTTCAGCATAACTGGCTATATCTGAAACTTCAATTGTTGTTTGTTCGGCTATTTTAAGTATGCAATATTCATTTATTGCTTGTTGAATAGGAGGAAGGAACATCTTCCCTGCAATTGCACCCCTTCCGCTTAAAATTAGTTTCTCGGGATTTAGAATATGTAATAGCATAACCACACCTTTGCCTAACTGAAAAGCAGCGTCAGACAAGATGGAAACAGCCAGTGGATCTCCCTGGCTTGCCGCATCAAGAAAATGATCTCCAGGCTGTTTACTTGTATCATTAAACAGCCATTCTAAACTTGATTTTGCGCCACTATCAAGCGCTATTTTTGCTTTATTGGCCATAACTACCAACGAAGTTTCCACTTCAATGCAGCCACGTTTACCGCACGAGCACAAGTCGTTGCTTTGAGAAAGGGGGATGTGGCTAAACTCACCACCATAGCCACTATTCCCCCTGTACGGAACACCATTTATGATCATTCCTAACCCAGTTCCCCAGCCAATATTGAGAACAAGTATGTTTTTTTTATCTCTGCCTTTCCCAAATTTTAACTCCGCAAAAGCAATTAAGCTTGAATCATTATCGATATAGACCGGAAATTTAAATTGTTGGGTTAAGTATTTTTTAAGGTTGGTGTTTAAATTATTACTGATAACAGAAGGGTAGATATTCTTCTCATCGTTTATGAAACCTGGCATTCCAATTCCGATACCAATAATATGATTGGCATTCAGGCCAGAATTTTCAATATTCTTTTTAATAAAATCAATCAAATTACCAATGTCTTCCTTATCCTCTGATAATTTGATACTTGTTGATACTAAAGGAAATACAATACTTTTGTTAAAGTCGTAAATTACCATCCTCGCAGTCAACTGGTCAACAGCCACAGCCACTATATACTGCTTTTTCTCAGGATTTATCAGGTACATTGATGGTCTTCTGCCACCTGTAGAAGGCGCTAAACCTTCTTCAATAACAAAGCGTTCGTCTATTAATTCATTAACAACCGCAGTAACCAGAGGCAGACTTTTTTTTGTGAGTTTACTCAGCTCCAAAAGTGAGAGTTGGTGACCATAATAGAGCCCCCTCAAAATCTCAGATTTGAGTTGTTTAGTTTTTTTTATGATTAATGACATCTTTTTTGTTACAAAACAATAATCGAACTTATGAAATTATCTTAAAAAAGAAGAAATTCTTTTTAAAATATTTATTAACATTAATAACTAAATTGTTTTTATTTGATAATTAAGCAGTTTTTAGCTTAAAAATTAATTAGTGCTAAATATTAATATTTGACTTTTTGCATGGGGTAGCCTTTGTTCTGCCTTTGGGTGCTTATGGGTCAACTACTAAGCAGGTTAAAGCCATGGCTAAAGAAGATACAATGCAAACCAAAGTGCCTAGTTTATAAAAACAATCTTTATATTTAATACGTTTGACTATAAACAGAAAAATGCCGCGCTGGTCTAAAATAACACTCAAAGTAATAGGTATCCTTATAGGGTTGATACTTATAATCTTCTCTGCTCTTGCTTTATATGTTAATTCAAATAAAGAGAGCCTATTGCAAACTATTACCCAAAAACTTAATAAAAACCTTAATGGAACACTTACAATAGGTAGCATGGAACCAACTTTTTTACGTGGTTTTCCCGGTGTTTCTATTAAGTTACTAAAAGTGACTATGAGGGATAGTTTATGGAAAAACCATCAGCATACGCTTTTAGATGCCAAAGAGCTCGAGGTTTCTGTAAACACCCTATCACTATTAAAAGGAACTGTAGAAATTAAAAAGATAGGTATTAATGATGCAGCCATTTATCTGTTTACAGATAGTAACGGCTATAGTAATACTGCTATATTCAGAAAAAAAGACAAAACCAAAAAGAAAGATGATAGCGAATCATCATCACCTGAAATACGAAAATTCACATTAAACAACGTCAGTTTTGTGGTAGATAACAAAAAAGGCCACAAACTATTCCAATTTGAAATTTATGATTTAAAAGGTAATATAGATTGTCCGCTATTAGGTGGCTGGGATGCTGAACTTAAACTTAAAACACTGGCAAAAAGCCTTGCATTTAATACCAGAAGAGGAAGCTTTATTAAAGACAAGCTTTTGGAAGGCCCTTTTAAGGTTAGCTACAATGACAATTCAGGGATTGTACAAGTAGCTCCGAATACATTAAACATCGGCAATGATCCTTTTATAATCGGGGCTAAGTTTGATACCTCTAAAGAGAACACGGAATTTACCATTAACATAGAAACAAAAAATATACTGTGGCGCGATGCATCAGCTTTGCTGGCACCCAATATTACCGCTAAGCTCAACATGTTCGATCTTAAGCAGCCAATACATGTTTATTGTACATTAGGAGGTAATATGGGGCCAGGGGGCGACCCCTCGATAAATGTTAAAGCACTGGTAAAGGACAATACACTAACAACGCCCGGAGGAGTGGTGGACAACTGTAGTTTTACAGGCCAATTTACCAATAGCTACATCAGCGGCAAAGGTATAAGCGACGAAAACTCGGCCATTAAACTGTTTAATTTTAAAGGAAGCTACGCTCAGATACCATTTTCTATAGACACTGCTTTTATCAATAACCTGAATAAACCAATTGCAACCGGCATATTCAAATCCCAGTTTGAAATTGCTAAACTCAATAACATTATAGGAGAGGAGATGCTTAAATTTGGTAAAGGAACTGCAAATGTTAAACTTGCCTATCGAGCAGACATTGTTGATTTTCAGCTTACAAAGCCTTATGTTAAAGGCTTGGTAGATATTCAAAATGCCGATGTAAGCTATGTTCCGCGTAAAGTGAATTTTAAGAATACAGCCATTTCATTAAACTTTACAGATCACGATCTTTACATTAAAAATATACGACTGCAAAGTGGTAAAAGTGTAGTGTTTATGGAAGGGTCAGTCGGGAATTTCTTAAACCTTTATTATACCGATCCTGAAAAAATACTTTTAAACTGGAAAATCAGAAGTCCTGAAATCCATTTGGGCGAGTTTATTGGTTTCCTTGGTACCCGAAAGCCAAAGGCAAAAAAAAGAACCAGGCAGAGTAATTTTTCTGAAAATTTAAATGAACTTTTCGAAAAGAGTCAGGTTAATATGAACATTAAGGTCGATAAAATTTACTACAGTAAATTCCTGGCCACAAATGCAAATGCAGATCTGCTGCTTACAGAAAATGGTATAGCCATTAAAAACGTGAGCGTAAAACATTCAGGTGGGTCGGTTTCTTTAAATGGAAGCATAGCACAAAAGGGAAGTACCAACAATTTTAAACTTAATACCGTGATTACTAATGTTGATATTAAGAACTTCTTTTACTCCTTTAATAACTTTGGGATGAAAACACTAACATCCAAAAACTTAAAGGGCTATCTTTTTTCTACTACCAATATATCGGGCGTTATTAGCGATAAAGGCAATCTGCTTCCGAATTCATTATATGGCAGCATCGCTTTTAATTTAAAAAAAGGAGCCCTGCTAAGTTTTGACCCTATAAAAAACGTGGGTAAATTTGCTTTCCCGTTCCGGGATCTGGATAACATTACATTTACTAACCTAAACGGAAAGTTTGATGTACGGGGGCAAAAAATTACAATAAACCCAATGCAAATTAACTCTAGCCTGCTTAATATGGATATAGCAGGAATATACTCCATGTCTACCGGAACTAATATTACATTAGATATACCGTTAAGAAACCCTAAAAAGGATGCTGACATAACAGATAAAGATGAAAAAAGAGCACGCAGAATGAAGGGAATTGTGTTACATTTACTTGCAACGGATGGTGAAGACGGAAAGATTAAGATCAAATTGAACAGGAACCGCGATAAAACAAAATAAACAAATCTATTAATCACCTTAATTAATTGAAATGAAACGTAATGCAACTGCCGTTTGGAATGGCACTATTAAAGAAGGCTCTGGCCATTTAACTACTGACAGTAAAGTACTTGATAAAACACAATATTCATTTAACAGTCGCTTTGCCGATGGTATTGGCACCAATCCTGAGGAATTGATGGCTGCAGCGCATGCCGGATGTTTTACCATGAAGCTAAGCTTAGACTTAACTGAGGCAGGATATAATCCTACTTCTCTTGAAACTAAAGCTACTGTTACTTTAGATAATGGTGTTATTACCACCTCTCATCTGGTATTAAAAGCTGAAATCCCTGGAATTGACGATGCTAAGTTCCAGGAAATTGCTGCAGGT contains the following coding sequences:
- a CDS encoding ROK family protein, whose amino-acid sequence is MSLIIKKTKQLKSEILRGLYYGHQLSLLELSKLTKKSLPLVTAVVNELIDERFVIEEGLAPSTGGRRPSMYLINPEKKQYIVAVAVDQLTARMVIYDFNKSIVFPLVSTSIKLSEDKEDIGNLIDFIKKNIENSGLNANHIIGIGIGMPGFINDEKNIYPSVISNNLNTNLKKYLTQQFKFPVYIDNDSSLIAFAELKFGKGRDKKNILVLNIGWGTGLGMIINGVPYRGNSGYGGEFSHIPLSQSNDLCSCGKRGCIEVETSLVVMANKAKIALDSGAKSSLEWLFNDTSKQPGDHFLDAASQGDPLAVSILSDAAFQLGKGVVMLLHILNPEKLILSGRGAIAGKMFLPPIQQAINEYCILKIAEQTTIEVSDIASYAELLGAAALVVEHYHF
- a CDS encoding OsmC family protein; protein product: MKRNATAVWNGTIKEGSGHLTTDSKVLDKTQYSFNSRFADGIGTNPEELMAAAHAGCFTMKLSLDLTEAGYNPTSLETKATVTLDNGVITTSHLVLKAEIPGIDDAKFQEIAAGSKATCPVSKAYNVEISLEATLA
- a CDS encoding AsmA-like C-terminal region-containing protein encodes the protein MPRWSKITLKVIGILIGLILIIFSALALYVNSNKESLLQTITQKLNKNLNGTLTIGSMEPTFLRGFPGVSIKLLKVTMRDSLWKNHQHTLLDAKELEVSVNTLSLLKGTVEIKKIGINDAAIYLFTDSNGYSNTAIFRKKDKTKKKDDSESSSPEIRKFTLNNVSFVVDNKKGHKLFQFEIYDLKGNIDCPLLGGWDAELKLKTLAKSLAFNTRRGSFIKDKLLEGPFKVSYNDNSGIVQVAPNTLNIGNDPFIIGAKFDTSKENTEFTINIETKNILWRDASALLAPNITAKLNMFDLKQPIHVYCTLGGNMGPGGDPSINVKALVKDNTLTTPGGVVDNCSFTGQFTNSYISGKGISDENSAIKLFNFKGSYAQIPFSIDTAFINNLNKPIATGIFKSQFEIAKLNNIIGEEMLKFGKGTANVKLAYRADIVDFQLTKPYVKGLVDIQNADVSYVPRKVNFKNTAISLNFTDHDLYIKNIRLQSGKSVVFMEGSVGNFLNLYYTDPEKILLNWKIRSPEIHLGEFIGFLGTRKPKAKKRTRQSNFSENLNELFEKSQVNMNIKVDKIYYSKFLATNANADLLLTENGIAIKNVSVKHSGGSVSLNGSIAQKGSTNNFKLNTVITNVDIKNFFYSFNNFGMKTLTSKNLKGYLFSTTNISGVISDKGNLLPNSLYGSIAFNLKKGALLSFDPIKNVGKFAFPFRDLDNITFTNLNGKFDVRGQKITINPMQINSSLLNMDIAGIYSMSTGTNITLDIPLRNPKKDADITDKDEKRARRMKGIVLHLLATDGEDGKIKIKLNRNRDKTK